The following are encoded in a window of Rosa chinensis cultivar Old Blush chromosome 4, RchiOBHm-V2, whole genome shotgun sequence genomic DNA:
- the LOC112200402 gene encoding nucleolin 1 isoform X2: protein MGKSSKKSATKVEAAPAAAVPVSKSGKKGKREAENEIEKAVSAKKQKRDEGVVQAIQKKKAEAKLPQKKKKEESSSEEESDTSSSEDEKPAPKTKTVVPPKKQAIVAKSGTAKKEESSSSESESDSDEDEKPATKTGDAAKNGTVAKKAESSDSSDSSEDDSDEDDVPKSKATNLPQVVAKNGKKKEDSSSLDTDSSDDSEDDDETPAKVTAPVKKVVAPAAKKPDSSSSEGDSDDEDTSDDSSDDSEEEKPKNAKPAAKRAQPSKSESESESESDSDEEPQTKKPKAEVPAKAAPKESSSEEESDEDSSDEESEEEAKTPKKKDSDVEMVDAQSKSEKKAPKTPATPETSSSKTLFAGNLSFKIEQRDVEEFFKDVAEVVEVRFSSDQEGQFRGYGHVEFASAEDAQKALELNGSDLLGRAVRLDLARERGERGAYTPHSGKESNSYQKGGQGQSQTIFVRGFDTNQGEDEIRGALQSHFGSCGEITRVSIPKDYETGASKGMAYMDFSSADAFSKALELDQSDLGNGCYLNVQPAKPKGDFGERTSGNRFDNGGRRGGRRGGRYESGGRRGGGRLDSGGRRGGRDSGGRRGGRGPSLATPGTGKKTTFNDED from the exons ATGGGCAAGTCAAGCAAGAAGTCAGCCACCAAA GTTGAAGCAGCCCCTGCTGCTGCAGTTCCAGTCTCCAAGTCTGGCAAGAAAG GCAAGAGGGAAGCCGAGAATGAAATCGAGAAGGCAGTGAGTGCGAAGAAGCAGAAGAGAGACGAGGGTGTGGTGCAGGCCATCCAGAAAAAGAAGGCCGAAGCGAAGCTGccgcaaaagaagaagaaagaagagagcaGTAGTGAGGAGGAGTCTGACACTTCTTCATCAGAGGATGAGAAG CCTGCTCCTAAAACCAAAACTGTTGTTCCTCCCAAGAAGCAGGCCATAGTTGCTAAGAGTGGTACTGCCAAGAAGGAAGAGTCCAGCAGTTCTGAATCAGAGTCTGACTCTGATGAGGATGAA AAACCTGCTACCAAAACTGGAGATGCTGCAAAAAATGGGACAGTTGCTAAGAAAGCCGAGTCTTCTGACAGTTCAGATTCATCAGAAGATGATTCTGATGAGGATGAT GTTCCTAAATCCAAAGCGACAAATTTGCCTCAAGTTGTGGCTAAGAATGGCAAGAAGAAAGAGGATTCCAGCTCCTTAGATACAGATTCTAGTGATGATTCAGAGGATGATGAT GAAACTCCTGCTAAGGTTACTGCACCTGTGAAGAAGGTTGTTGCTCCTGCTGCAAAGAAGCCTGATTCAAGCAGCTCTGAAGGTGATTCTGATGATGAG GATACCAGTGACGACTCATCTGATGATTCAGAGGAAGAAAAG CCAAAGAATGCTAAACCTGCTGCTAAAAGAGCTCAACCATCaaagagtgagagtgagagtgagagtgaaaGTGACTCTGATGAAGAGCCACAAACTAAAAAACCAAAGGCCGAG GTCCCTGCTAAAGCTGCCCCAAAGGAAAGTAGTTCAGAGGAGGAGAGTGATGAGGATAGTTCAGATGAAGAATCAGAAGAAGAGGCAAAGACTCCAAAGAAAAAG GACTCTGATGTAGAGATGGTAGATGCTCAATCAAAATCCGAAAAGAAAGCT CCTAAAACCCCTGCTACTCCTGAAACATCGTCGTCTAAGACTTTGTTTGCTGGCAATTTGTCATTCAAGATTGAACAAAGAGATGT GGAAGAATTCTTCAAGGATGTTGCCGAAGTTGTTGAGGTCCGTTTCTCCTCTGATCAAGAAGGTCAGTTCAGGGGATATGGACATGTAGAGTTTGCCAGTGCAGAAGATGCCCAAAAG GCTCTGGAGTTGAATGGTTCAGATTTGTTGGGTCGTGCGGTGAGACTTGATCTGGCTCGTGAAAGGGGCGAAAGGGGTGCTTATACTCCTCACAGCGG CAAAGAGAGCAACTCATATCAGAAGGGAGGACAAGGTCAGTCACAGACAATTTTTGTACGAGGATTTGATACAAACCAGGGGGAGGACGAG ATCCGAGGTGCCCTGCAAAGTCATTTTGGTTCGTGTGGAGAGATAACACGGGTGTCCATCCCAAAAGATTATGAAACTGGCGCCTCCAAGGG GATGGCCTACATGGACTTCTCATCTGCGGATGCTTTCAGCAAAGCTTTGGAGCTTGATCAAAGTGATCTTGGAAATGGCTGTTATTTGAATGTCCAACCGGCCAAACCTAAAGGTGATTTTGGAGAGAGGACTTCTGGTAATCGTTTTGATAATGGTGGCCGTCGAGGTGGCCGTCGAGGTGGTCGTTATGAGAGTGGTGGCCGCCGTGGTGGTGGTCGTTTGGATAGTGGTGGCCGTCGTGGTGGTAGGGATTCTGGTGGTAGGCGTGGAGGGAGAGGTCCTAGCCTAGCTACTCCGGGAACAG GGAAGAAGACCACCTTCAATGACGAGGATTAG
- the LOC112200402 gene encoding nucleolin 1 isoform X1: MGKSSKKSATKVEAAPAAAVPVSKSGKKGKREAENEIEKAVSAKKQKRDEGVVQAIQKKKAEAKLPQKKKKEESSSEEESDTSSSEDEKPAPKTKTVVPPKKQAIVAKSGTAKKEESSSSESESDSDEDEKPATKTGDAAKNGTVAKKAESSDSSDSSEDDSDEDDVPKSKATNLPQVVAKNGKKKEDSSSLDTDSSDDSEDDDETPAKVTAPVKKVVAPAAKKPDSSSSEGDSDDEQDTSDDSSDDSEEEKPKNAKPAAKRAQPSKSESESESESDSDEEPQTKKPKAEVPAKAAPKESSSEEESDEDSSDEESEEEAKTPKKKDSDVEMVDAQSKSEKKAPKTPATPETSSSKTLFAGNLSFKIEQRDVEEFFKDVAEVVEVRFSSDQEGQFRGYGHVEFASAEDAQKALELNGSDLLGRAVRLDLARERGERGAYTPHSGKESNSYQKGGQGQSQTIFVRGFDTNQGEDEIRGALQSHFGSCGEITRVSIPKDYETGASKGMAYMDFSSADAFSKALELDQSDLGNGCYLNVQPAKPKGDFGERTSGNRFDNGGRRGGRRGGRYESGGRRGGGRLDSGGRRGGRDSGGRRGGRGPSLATPGTGKKTTFNDED; encoded by the exons ATGGGCAAGTCAAGCAAGAAGTCAGCCACCAAA GTTGAAGCAGCCCCTGCTGCTGCAGTTCCAGTCTCCAAGTCTGGCAAGAAAG GCAAGAGGGAAGCCGAGAATGAAATCGAGAAGGCAGTGAGTGCGAAGAAGCAGAAGAGAGACGAGGGTGTGGTGCAGGCCATCCAGAAAAAGAAGGCCGAAGCGAAGCTGccgcaaaagaagaagaaagaagagagcaGTAGTGAGGAGGAGTCTGACACTTCTTCATCAGAGGATGAGAAG CCTGCTCCTAAAACCAAAACTGTTGTTCCTCCCAAGAAGCAGGCCATAGTTGCTAAGAGTGGTACTGCCAAGAAGGAAGAGTCCAGCAGTTCTGAATCAGAGTCTGACTCTGATGAGGATGAA AAACCTGCTACCAAAACTGGAGATGCTGCAAAAAATGGGACAGTTGCTAAGAAAGCCGAGTCTTCTGACAGTTCAGATTCATCAGAAGATGATTCTGATGAGGATGAT GTTCCTAAATCCAAAGCGACAAATTTGCCTCAAGTTGTGGCTAAGAATGGCAAGAAGAAAGAGGATTCCAGCTCCTTAGATACAGATTCTAGTGATGATTCAGAGGATGATGAT GAAACTCCTGCTAAGGTTACTGCACCTGTGAAGAAGGTTGTTGCTCCTGCTGCAAAGAAGCCTGATTCAAGCAGCTCTGAAGGTGATTCTGATGATGAG CAGGATACCAGTGACGACTCATCTGATGATTCAGAGGAAGAAAAG CCAAAGAATGCTAAACCTGCTGCTAAAAGAGCTCAACCATCaaagagtgagagtgagagtgagagtgaaaGTGACTCTGATGAAGAGCCACAAACTAAAAAACCAAAGGCCGAG GTCCCTGCTAAAGCTGCCCCAAAGGAAAGTAGTTCAGAGGAGGAGAGTGATGAGGATAGTTCAGATGAAGAATCAGAAGAAGAGGCAAAGACTCCAAAGAAAAAG GACTCTGATGTAGAGATGGTAGATGCTCAATCAAAATCCGAAAAGAAAGCT CCTAAAACCCCTGCTACTCCTGAAACATCGTCGTCTAAGACTTTGTTTGCTGGCAATTTGTCATTCAAGATTGAACAAAGAGATGT GGAAGAATTCTTCAAGGATGTTGCCGAAGTTGTTGAGGTCCGTTTCTCCTCTGATCAAGAAGGTCAGTTCAGGGGATATGGACATGTAGAGTTTGCCAGTGCAGAAGATGCCCAAAAG GCTCTGGAGTTGAATGGTTCAGATTTGTTGGGTCGTGCGGTGAGACTTGATCTGGCTCGTGAAAGGGGCGAAAGGGGTGCTTATACTCCTCACAGCGG CAAAGAGAGCAACTCATATCAGAAGGGAGGACAAGGTCAGTCACAGACAATTTTTGTACGAGGATTTGATACAAACCAGGGGGAGGACGAG ATCCGAGGTGCCCTGCAAAGTCATTTTGGTTCGTGTGGAGAGATAACACGGGTGTCCATCCCAAAAGATTATGAAACTGGCGCCTCCAAGGG GATGGCCTACATGGACTTCTCATCTGCGGATGCTTTCAGCAAAGCTTTGGAGCTTGATCAAAGTGATCTTGGAAATGGCTGTTATTTGAATGTCCAACCGGCCAAACCTAAAGGTGATTTTGGAGAGAGGACTTCTGGTAATCGTTTTGATAATGGTGGCCGTCGAGGTGGCCGTCGAGGTGGTCGTTATGAGAGTGGTGGCCGCCGTGGTGGTGGTCGTTTGGATAGTGGTGGCCGTCGTGGTGGTAGGGATTCTGGTGGTAGGCGTGGAGGGAGAGGTCCTAGCCTAGCTACTCCGGGAACAG GGAAGAAGACCACCTTCAATGACGAGGATTAG
- the LOC112200402 gene encoding nucleolin 1 isoform X3 — MGKSSKKSATKVEAAPAAAVPVSKSGKKGKREAENEIEKAVSAKKQKRDEGVVQAIQKKKAEAKLPQKKKKEESSSEEESDTSSSEDEKPAPKTKTVVPPKKQAIVAKSGTAKKEESSSSESESDSDEDEKPATKTGDAAKNGTVAKKAESSDSSDSSEDDSDEDDVPKSKATNLPQVVAKNGKKKEDSSSLDTDSSDDSEDDDETPAKVTAPVKKVVAPAAKKPDSSSSEGDSDDEPKNAKPAAKRAQPSKSESESESESDSDEEPQTKKPKAEVPAKAAPKESSSEEESDEDSSDEESEEEAKTPKKKDSDVEMVDAQSKSEKKAPKTPATPETSSSKTLFAGNLSFKIEQRDVEEFFKDVAEVVEVRFSSDQEGQFRGYGHVEFASAEDAQKALELNGSDLLGRAVRLDLARERGERGAYTPHSGKESNSYQKGGQGQSQTIFVRGFDTNQGEDEIRGALQSHFGSCGEITRVSIPKDYETGASKGMAYMDFSSADAFSKALELDQSDLGNGCYLNVQPAKPKGDFGERTSGNRFDNGGRRGGRRGGRYESGGRRGGGRLDSGGRRGGRDSGGRRGGRGPSLATPGTGKKTTFNDED, encoded by the exons ATGGGCAAGTCAAGCAAGAAGTCAGCCACCAAA GTTGAAGCAGCCCCTGCTGCTGCAGTTCCAGTCTCCAAGTCTGGCAAGAAAG GCAAGAGGGAAGCCGAGAATGAAATCGAGAAGGCAGTGAGTGCGAAGAAGCAGAAGAGAGACGAGGGTGTGGTGCAGGCCATCCAGAAAAAGAAGGCCGAAGCGAAGCTGccgcaaaagaagaagaaagaagagagcaGTAGTGAGGAGGAGTCTGACACTTCTTCATCAGAGGATGAGAAG CCTGCTCCTAAAACCAAAACTGTTGTTCCTCCCAAGAAGCAGGCCATAGTTGCTAAGAGTGGTACTGCCAAGAAGGAAGAGTCCAGCAGTTCTGAATCAGAGTCTGACTCTGATGAGGATGAA AAACCTGCTACCAAAACTGGAGATGCTGCAAAAAATGGGACAGTTGCTAAGAAAGCCGAGTCTTCTGACAGTTCAGATTCATCAGAAGATGATTCTGATGAGGATGAT GTTCCTAAATCCAAAGCGACAAATTTGCCTCAAGTTGTGGCTAAGAATGGCAAGAAGAAAGAGGATTCCAGCTCCTTAGATACAGATTCTAGTGATGATTCAGAGGATGATGAT GAAACTCCTGCTAAGGTTACTGCACCTGTGAAGAAGGTTGTTGCTCCTGCTGCAAAGAAGCCTGATTCAAGCAGCTCTGAAGGTGATTCTGATGATGAG CCAAAGAATGCTAAACCTGCTGCTAAAAGAGCTCAACCATCaaagagtgagagtgagagtgagagtgaaaGTGACTCTGATGAAGAGCCACAAACTAAAAAACCAAAGGCCGAG GTCCCTGCTAAAGCTGCCCCAAAGGAAAGTAGTTCAGAGGAGGAGAGTGATGAGGATAGTTCAGATGAAGAATCAGAAGAAGAGGCAAAGACTCCAAAGAAAAAG GACTCTGATGTAGAGATGGTAGATGCTCAATCAAAATCCGAAAAGAAAGCT CCTAAAACCCCTGCTACTCCTGAAACATCGTCGTCTAAGACTTTGTTTGCTGGCAATTTGTCATTCAAGATTGAACAAAGAGATGT GGAAGAATTCTTCAAGGATGTTGCCGAAGTTGTTGAGGTCCGTTTCTCCTCTGATCAAGAAGGTCAGTTCAGGGGATATGGACATGTAGAGTTTGCCAGTGCAGAAGATGCCCAAAAG GCTCTGGAGTTGAATGGTTCAGATTTGTTGGGTCGTGCGGTGAGACTTGATCTGGCTCGTGAAAGGGGCGAAAGGGGTGCTTATACTCCTCACAGCGG CAAAGAGAGCAACTCATATCAGAAGGGAGGACAAGGTCAGTCACAGACAATTTTTGTACGAGGATTTGATACAAACCAGGGGGAGGACGAG ATCCGAGGTGCCCTGCAAAGTCATTTTGGTTCGTGTGGAGAGATAACACGGGTGTCCATCCCAAAAGATTATGAAACTGGCGCCTCCAAGGG GATGGCCTACATGGACTTCTCATCTGCGGATGCTTTCAGCAAAGCTTTGGAGCTTGATCAAAGTGATCTTGGAAATGGCTGTTATTTGAATGTCCAACCGGCCAAACCTAAAGGTGATTTTGGAGAGAGGACTTCTGGTAATCGTTTTGATAATGGTGGCCGTCGAGGTGGCCGTCGAGGTGGTCGTTATGAGAGTGGTGGCCGCCGTGGTGGTGGTCGTTTGGATAGTGGTGGCCGTCGTGGTGGTAGGGATTCTGGTGGTAGGCGTGGAGGGAGAGGTCCTAGCCTAGCTACTCCGGGAACAG GGAAGAAGACCACCTTCAATGACGAGGATTAG